The nucleotide sequence CACAGGGGACATCATCACCAAGGATGAGGATGGGTTTCTTCGAGTGATCGACCGCAAGAAGGAATTGATCATCAACGCGGCGGGCAAGAACATGTCTCCTGCAAACATTGAAAACACGATAAAGGCAGCCACGCCGCTGATCGGTGCGATGGCTGCAGTGGGGAACGGACGGCCGTACAACACCGCGCTGATCGTTCTTGACGCCGAGGCCGCACCCGCATACGCCGCGAAACACGGGCTAGCCGACGCGAGCGCCAAGGGACTAGCCGCCGATCCGGAGCTTGTAGCGCAGATAAAAGCCGGTGTAGCAGCCGGGAACCAGAAGCTGGCGCGCGTCGAGCAGATCAGACGCTTTACCTTGCTCCCTACATTCTGGGAGCCTGGGGGAGATGAGGTTACGTTGACGATGAAGCTTCGTCGCAAGGTTATCGAGACCCAATATCAGGCCGAGATAGACCGAATGTACGAGGAGACTCCGGGCGCAACCGTTTGTGAAGTGAACCGTGAGCCTGCAGGGTTTGATGCTATTGCCTGAAGAGGCACCGACGGGCTACCAGTCGTTCGTTGTTGTGCCTCGGCCATGTGGTACGCACTAGGTGTGCTGAACACATGGCTAACCAAACAACTTGGCTTGGAGATCCCCATCATTGGCGCGCCCATGGGCGGTCGGGCCGGTGGCCTGCTGGCGGGTGAAGTAAGCCGTGCCGGCGGTTTGGGGATGCTGGGCGCCGCGAGATACACGACGCCCGAATGGGTTGCCGCCGAGGCTGCGATTGCCCGCAGAGTTGGCGGCAGCTTCGGGGTGGGGCTTATGTCGTGGGCTCTCGACGATGATGATGCGCTGCTGACTGCCGCGCTGGCCGAGAAGCCAGCGTTGGTATCCCTCTCGTTCGGCGATCCCGCACCGTACGTCGACCGCGCAAAGGATGCGGGCGCGCTCGTCGTTTCGCAAGTCAGCACTGTGGACGACATGGCAGTCGCTGAAGCTGCGGGTGTCGATGCGGTCGTCGCACAGGGGACTGAAGCGGGTGGCCATACTGGACGCATCGCGACGCTGACGTTGCTGCAAGAGGTGCTGGAAGCCACCAGACTGCCGGTGCTGGCCGCAGGTGGAATCGCCACGGGGCGCGGGCTAGCAGCTGTGCTCGCGGCGGGTGCACACGGCGCGTTCGTGGGTACGGCGTTGCTCGCGAGTCCCGAAACGACGGGTCCCGAGTACGCGATCGGCAGGCTGCTCGCGGCGCGCAGCACGGACACCGTCTACACGGACGTTTTTGATAAGGCGCGCCATCAACCATGGCCTGAGCAATGGTTCGGGCGAGCGATCGTGAACAATTTGAGCGACAAGTTCCACGGTGCGGGGGCTTCAGAAGATGAGATTGCCGACGTCTATGACCCGGCTGACCCGGATTCCGGAGTGGTGTACGCGGGGCAGGCTGCTGGCCTCGTCACCGTCAGCAGGCCCGTGTTCGAGGTGGTGAAAAACATCGCCCGTGATGCGGAAAAGCAGTTGAGCCGCGTGTGTGGCATGTGACCGG is from Hoyosella subflava DQS3-9A1 and encodes:
- a CDS encoding NAD(P)H-dependent flavin oxidoreductase; the protein is MLNTWLTKQLGLEIPIIGAPMGGRAGGLLAGEVSRAGGLGMLGAARYTTPEWVAAEAAIARRVGGSFGVGLMSWALDDDDALLTAALAEKPALVSLSFGDPAPYVDRAKDAGALVVSQVSTVDDMAVAEAAGVDAVVAQGTEAGGHTGRIATLTLLQEVLEATRLPVLAAGGIATGRGLAAVLAAGAHGAFVGTALLASPETTGPEYAIGRLLAARSTDTVYTDVFDKARHQPWPEQWFGRAIVNNLSDKFHGAGASEDEIADVYDPADPDSGVVYAGQAAGLVTVSRPVFEVVKNIARDAEKQLSRVCGM